A genomic window from Nicotiana sylvestris chromosome 11, ASM39365v2, whole genome shotgun sequence includes:
- the LOC138880842 gene encoding uncharacterized protein: protein MGMNVAIDQDVGDLLIMGDSDLIIRKAQGEWETRDVKLIPYRQHVEDLSKRFRSVEFRYIPRCHNELADALATLASMLPYPGNAHIDPLEIQIRERHGYCNAIEAGPSIQPWYQDVKRFLKTQEYSEHATGDQKRTIRRQFERRLPWKLINGEFSQNRNEAWDQEKQ, encoded by the exons atgggcatgaatgTGGCGATTGATCAAGATGTTGgggatttgttgattatgggggattctgatttgATTATCAGGAaagcccagggtgaatgggaaactcgagatgtcaagcttattccttaccggcaACACGTAGAGGATCTCAGCAAGCGGttcagatcagtagagttcaggtatattccgcgATGTCATAATGAAttagccgatgcacttgccactttagcttcaatgttaccttatccaggcaacgcccacatcgatcccttagaaatccaaatcagggaaagacatggTTACTGCAACGCCATCGAGGCAGGACCAAGTATCCAGCCATGGTACCAAGATGTTAAAAGGTTCTTAAAAACACAAGAATACTctgaacatgctactggagatcagaagagaactattaggcggcag tttgaaaggaggTTGCCTTGGAAGCTAATCAATGGCGAATTTTCTCAAAACAGAAATGAAGcttgggaccaagaaaaacaatga